The region tttattattgtgaacACAGTAGAGGTGTCAAATATGAGCAATAACTTTCCATATGTTGGCAAGTGATTTTTCCAATGTCATCAGAAAACCTCttgataacaataataataaaaataaaacatacgtgGCTTTGAAGTTGAATCCTATAGCGATATATCGATACAACATAAAAGAGAGTCACCTTTGTGATGGAAGCCCTTTTGACTCCAGTTGCCTTACTTGTTGACCACATGTCTCCCATCATCATCGACCAGCATAACTTGTGGGTTGAAAACAGGCTGACATTCAAATGGATTCCTACCATGTTTTGGCTCAAGTGGGGCAAGGCTCCTTTGGTCGAGTTCATAAAGGAATGAAAAAATTTACAGGCCAAGTAAGTTGATATGTTGTCATGGCTTTGTAGAAATTCTTCACCACGGCTCAGCGTCCTCCGCTTGTCTGTGTACCCGTCAGGTGGTGGCTCTGAAGTTCATGCCAAAGATGGGACGCTCAAATAAAGAGCTGCAAAGTTTAAAGAAGGAAATTGATATCATGAGTAACCTTCGACATCCGAACATTGTGAAACTTTTTGACAGCTTTGAAACCGAAACGGAGGTACGTTCCTCTCACACACccgaaacattttttgtgtttgtgacacaACCGTTTATGACACAAGTGTCGCCTGCTTTTTTACAGGTTGTTGTTGTGACCGAGTACGCCGAGGGTCAGTTGTTCCAGATCATTGAATCCGATGGTAGTTTACCGGAAAGTCAGGTAATCGCATGCCACGCAAAATCATCACATCGTTTCAGTTTGCTGACCTCAGTCATCAATTTTGCTTGATCCGAGGTGCGCGAGATTGCTTGCCAACTGGTATCCGCGCTGTATTATTTGCACTCTCGCCGTATTCTTCATCGCGACATGAAACCGCAGAATATCCTCTTTGATAAAAACGGCGTGGTGAAACTGTGCGACTTTGGGTACGTACGCAGACGTCATCGCCACTCTTTCTTCTGAGATGTTGCAATTCATATGACGCGCGTGCGATTCAATTCTTTTACTAGGTTTGCTCGGGCGATGAGCGTGTCCACCATGGTGGTGACTTCTATCAAGGGAACGCCCCTTTATATGTCCCCCGAGTTGGTGGCGGAGAAGCCTTATGACCACACCGCTGACCTCTGGGCGCTAGGCTGCATTCTTTATGAAATCCATACGGGGATGCCCCCGTTTTGTGCCGATTCCATCTTCCACTTGGGGCAGCTGATCGTTACGGACCCCATCCAGTGGCCCAACACGATGAGCAGCACCTGCAAAGTACAAAGCGTCAATaatcgtatttatttttatcagcaCAATCTGCAAATGGagatattgtattattttttttttttaatttcagagtTTCCTGAAAGGTTTGTTAATCAAAGACCCTCAGAAGCGGCTGTCATGGCCCGAACTCCTGCATCATCCGTTTGTTGCTGATGGTGTCGAAGGTGACAACACGGAAATGTTTTTGTGGCATGTGTGTGTTACTTACTAACACGGTGGTGTGTTGGCAGTGATTCCAGACGAAGATATTTTCAGTCCTCTGACAGCCACACTTGACCCAGACATGCTGGCACGGAAACTGAaacaaatggcagaaaaaacatCACCGGACTCGGGAGAGAGCAGAATATTTCGAAAGATTCGGgagcaaagaaacaaaagtaaCACAAAGAAAGTCATCGACAGCGCTAAAGTAAACCAGGTATAAATTTGGAATCAACAAATTCCAATGAATTAATTGCCAtgtacattcatttaaaaaaaaggatggtcCATGTGACAGGAAAAGATGGATGAACTGGAATCTGAAGGAGATTGTTTAGTGGCAGTAACGCCACTTATGGACACGTCCCCTCCAGATGATTTCGACCCAGGAAATTCCACCTTACCACCTCTAAGTtttgataaaaacaaacatactgaGGCTACATCAAGCCATCCAGACAGGTTTTGTGCAAATACCATTGATCACTTCACAAggacaacatccacacatactgtatgccatttttttcaagcagaaCAATGAATCTGGTCACTATTCACATGTGCATGACCTCCGCAGGGGTCAGATCACTCGTGACCATGAACGGGAGTTCCCCTCGGTCGAGGTTGGGCCACGACTACGGCCAAGGACCCCCAAACGATCCAAAGTAAGGTGCATTATTATTGTTCACTTGCACTGCTCAAAACGGCATGCTCAGTCTGAAAAatacgttgttttttttcagacagtTGACAGTGAGGAATTCTGGGAGAAACTTGTTGTGGAGTCAGATCCAAGCGCACAAAACGAAGAACCGTTAAACCACAGTACCATTATTTTGAAACTGAAATGCGCCATTTTAGTGTTTAAGCAACAGGTGCGGTTTTCCAACGAGCACGAAATGCCACATGACGCTCAAATCTCAACTCATTTTGTCTTGTTCCTCTTGCAAGCTAAGTGGCGGTGTCATAAAAGACACGTGGCACATCGGCCAGCCGCTGAAGGTCCTGCGGAACCTGATCCTGACCTCTGACCTCGCCATGAGGAACCACATCGGCGCGGAACTCGGATTGCCACGTCTCCTCTTTGATTTGGTTCGCGACTCTGTTGAAAACTTGCGTTTCATCGAGGTGGGGGATTCTATACATTCGGGCTGTAACTTCTGATCGCAATGTCAAGAGTGCGAGAATCAAACCTTTGGTTGCACCTTTTGACTGAGCAGCAGCCATGGAGTCTACAAACACTTGGAGAAATGATTGCTGCGCTGTTGGTCTACTGGGACAAGAACGATGAATGGCTGAGAGAAGAAAATAGGTTTGATGATTCATTTTTCTTTACATTGAGCGCCGTGTACATAATAGCTGACAGTCGCGCATCAGTCAATCTTCTAAATCGTCTGCATGTAGACCCGAAGAGCTCATCAAGACCTTCGTGACAATTCTTCATCAAGCAAACCTCCGTTCTTTAGCGGTAAGTATCCGATGCAGATTCTGTCTCAAAGTACGatcttttttttgcaggaagTCAATACTGGTTTCAAGGATGTTGCGAAAAATTGCATTTGCCCACTCGGGTTCTTGGCGACTCAAGCCGAGCGGTTAGTTTGCTATATTATTCTTTTGTCTGTCCTCCTTTAGCCTCTGGCGGCCTCTGTTTTGTCCCTTTTCGCTCGGCGTGAAGTTGCTGTCGCCGTCGACCCGGGCGTGCTCAGTTCCTTGCTGAAAGAGCACGCGGCGGGTTCACCTCAGGTACGCGATCTCTTTCCGAGAGGCAGATCTGACATCTGCTTGgtgtttgttgacatttttgttgttgttgtttgttgcatGTTTCTCTGCTCTCCGCGCCAAAGCTCCAACTCCCACTCCCGTCGGGCAGGGGACTCTGCGACGGTCTGCTGTGTTTACTTCTGCACACTCTCTCTGAGGTCAGCCAAAACAAaagtgcttaactcattcagtaccggtcACTtcttgaccaagtctgaaaagacgtttaaaaacgtctttgggagtgaatgagttaagtgggtGACACTTTGAAAGGTTGCAGCGCTCGTTTATTAGTCGATCGTAACGTGATTGTTGATGCTTACTTTTATTCATGAGAAACTTAAAAGTATTTGTGGTCACTGTTTATATCAAGATGCCTGTTTCGTGATGTCGAAATAATGAGCGCAACACTTTTCCTAGTGCCACTAAGCTTTATTCACTCGGCAGCATGGTCACGGGTTTTCATGTTTGGACCCCGATACGTTCTATCATCTTTGGAAACGCACTGGAGCCTCATTAGTATGGACAACACCAGACATGGACTTCTGTTCGACAAATGGTAAACACCCgtgatgatgtaaaaaaaaaaaaatgtcacgccGTAACTGTAATTTCCGATTTGCATTTTCCTTTTCAGGATTGTACTTTCTCATGTCTGCCACCCTGTTGGTCTTCTGCAATGATCCATATTCGTATATTTCACTCTTCTGTGAGAGCAAATCAACATTTGTTTATACCCTTGGCTGGGTACTGAGCCCTGAATGGttcgtgttattttatttttacatttcggAGAAGTCCAAAGGTTGATCATTTCAATCTTTGCaatgtgtctgtttttattGTCCCAGTCTTCCTTGGTTTGCCGAAGACAGTCCAGTGAAACTAGAAGAGGATTTAAAGCACGAGAGCTTCGTCCAATTAAGCTGCCACTTCCTTTGCCTTCCATTTGCTTTGGACCTAACTTCACACAACACTTCTAGGATATTGCAGTTGTTTGatagctgtggtgttgttggaGGGCTTCTGCAGGTTAAGATCTACCTATGCTCTTTATTTAGACTTCTGTCACGCAACAAAGGGATAACTCTTGCAAAAGGATCGCATGAGGCATAGACATTCCTTTGTAATTTGCGAACAACATCCTATTTGCAGTTTTCTGTTTGACACGTGATGATTTTGacatctattttcttttttgttctttggcaGGTGATCCAAACGCTTCCTCTTTCATTAGTGGAGCTGCCACTGTCGCTCCTGCGCCGCTTGTTGCTATGTGACCGCCAGCGCACGGTTTCCCGCCTCAGTAAAGCTGCTCATGGCTTTTTCTCTACACCGGCACTTACTCCATCGCGTCAGCAGACCCCGAACAGAACTGCCAGTTCTTTGCTCTCTGATTTGCTGAATCTGGATGAGCTAGGGGACTCCGCCGTAGAACTCCTCTCTCTGTTGTACCTCGTCACCTGTTTTTGCTCTAACTCTGACCACCTTCAGCTTTACCTTGAATCATCCGCGCTGCACCAGGCGCTCACTCACTCTTATGAACCGATCAAGGCCGCCGCATGCAAGGTTTTGGGAAAGTTGCATCCATTCAAGTCTCCCAAAATGCCCAGTTTACATCCTGACATATTTAAAAGCATGATCGACCTTCTTGAGGATTCTAATGTGTTTGTGCGGCAGGCAGCTTGCTTGTCAGTTGGGAAATGGTTGGGTTATTTGGCGGTAGAGGCAGGGTTTCACACAGCCGGGCCCAATGGAAATGTCAGCAACACGATGGAGTGGTTCAAAGCCGAGGACAATAATGCACACAAGGGTTCAAGTAGGGAGACGGGCATTGCCAAGATGACAGCAGAGAGCTTATTGGCTCATGGCGAGATGAGAAGGTGGCGAGAAGAAGCCAGGATGACGGGAGTTACATTGGCAACACTGACCTCTGACCCCGATGCCCACACTCGTCTCCACGCTTGTGCAGCTCTGGGAAACCTGCTACATGTTCAAGGCGCCGTACCCGAGTTGCTGGAAGAAAGCGTGTCCAGACTACTACTGAGAGCTGCATGCACAGACTCCCACAAGGCAGTGAGAGAAGCCGCTATTGCAACTTTAAGTTTGTATACGCAGCAGGATGAAATGCTACAGGTAAGAAAATGAACCAGTAATTAAGATTTTCCTTTCATGAAAAGTTTTCACGTGGGAGCTCCAGCTTATCTTTCTTCATGGTGGGACACCCTAAGTTAACACTTCCTAACTTTTAATCATGTGTGCATTTTGTGCATGTCCTTTGTGTTCATGTTAAGGTTCTGCTGTCCCTAAATGCTGAAAAGGAACTACTTCAGGCGTCACAAAATGCACCTTCCGAGTGTGACTATCTTCCTCTTATCAGACAACTAAAAGGCAATTGAGAGAACTACTGTTAAAACCAAGAATGTATATACAGGTATTAGATTAGAGCCGTCTGCAAAAGCATGCCTGCTTTTAACCAAATGGCATTGTAAAGATATGtgcaaataaaacatgacaTACTGGCGTGGCTGAATTTGTCATACGgggtcaattttaaaaaatcactggTAAATGCATAAATATATTTCACCTGGTTATGACATATTTCAAATGGGACCCATAATACAAATGCATTGTTCTAACAACAGGGGGCATACAAAGTAGCTACTtatttaaggttttttttttttaatccaggtaATGGTTGCCGGAAACTCGCCGCTGGATTTGTTTGCAGTTTGAGTCTGTTGCTAGGAACGCGTGTTTGGTTGCTAGTCTGAAGGCCCGCTTAGAACAGCTGCCCTAAAAAAGCCTGATTTGATTCCTCGTTGAATAATCTAAATAAATATAAGATAAAAggtcatttcaaatgaaatcaaacactgaaattttgaaacatgtttttatatcagaacatattaaataaagttcaatttgaaatgttatATCGGTGCTTTTGTGACACGGCAGATGGATTTGCACACcagcatatatatattttaatttatcgTGTGCAAATTTAATAACAGTGtcaaacatgcaaactacacccCCGCTAAAATAACGTCATCCGAGCAATATTAGACACTGAATAATTTCGTTCACGTTTGCATTTGATCAACGACTTCTCGGTGAAGTGCTTGTTCACAAAGCCACCAAGCCCACCTGCGAAGCCAATATGAATTGTTATCACATTTTAGAACTTGTGGGAGAGGGCTCGTTTGGCCGAGTTCATAAAGGAATGAAGAAATTTACGGGCCAGGTAAGTTGCTCAGGAAATTTTGATTGATAAACCTGTGGAGCTCCCCTCACGAAAACAATGTGGGTTTTCtgcattgttttatttgtttgtccaTGTCCAGGTGGTGGCTCTGAAGTTCATGCCAAAGATGGGACGATCAAATAAAGAACTGCAAAGTTTAAAGAAGGAAATTGATATCATGAGCAACCTTCGACATCCGAACATTGTGAAACTTTTTGACAGCTTCGAAACCGAAACGGAGGTGTGTTCTCGGGCCATATTGcgcatactgtattttacatttgaatacTCTTggggcacaccaccaaacagaaatgtcacccaaatTACTGAGCACAGTCTATTACTACACGCGGCTGGCAGAGAAGACCGCTTTCAACTACACTCCAACTGATCATGTGACCATAATTTACCTGTTCTAATAGGTTGTTGTTGTGACCGAGTATGCAGAGGGACAATTGTTCCAGATTATTGAAGATGATGGGAGTTTACCAGAAAGTCGGGTACTCGTAtgctacatgtactgtatatagcgcaacagcagatttttgaacatttttttattctcttcttTATTCGAGGTTTGTGAGATTGCCTGCCAGCTAGTCTCAGCACTGTATTATTTGCACTCCCGTCGTATCCTGCATCGAGACATGAAACCCCAAAATATCCTCTTTGATAAAAACGGCGTCGTGAAACTGTGTGACTTTGGGTACGTGCATTTATCAACATGACGGCATGACATGTAGATGTATTCTATCTGCATAAAATGAATTTGATGCAATTCCTCCTTAGGTTTGCTCGTGCAATGAGCGTCTCTACAATGGTGCTGACTTCTATCAAGGGAACGCCCCTTTATATGTCCCCCGAGTTGGTGGCGGAGAAGCCTTATGACCACACCGCTGACCTCTGGGCGCTAGGCTGCATTCTTtatgaactccacacagggatgccccCATTCTACACCAATTCCATCTTCCACCTGGTGCAGATCATTGTGAAAGACCCCATTAAATGGCCAGACACGATGAGCAGCACATGCATGGTACAATGCAACTACAGCCTTATTTGTCCTATCCATGTATTGCTCATATATACAcgatatgtgtgtgtattttcagaGTTTCCTGAAAGGTTTGTTGACCAAAGACCCTCAGAAGCGACTGTCATGGCCAGACCTCCTGCATCATCCTTTTGTTGCTGATGGTGTTCTAGGTGACAACATGGACATGTTTTAATACTCCATTTTGTACTTAATACTGTAAAGTTACCTAACTTGGTGATGTGTTGGCAGTGATTCCAGACACGGGTGTTTTCAGTCCTCTGACGGTCACCCCTGACCCAGACATGCTGGCACGGAAACTGAAACAAATGGCAGAAAAGATGTCGCAAAACTCTGGGGAGAGCAAAATTCTGAGAAAGGTCAAAGAACATAGAAGCAAAGGTAATGCAAAGAAACCAGCCGACAGTGCAAAAATAAGCGATATGGATGAACTGAAAAGTGAAGAAACCGGTTCTGCGTTGACAGGAGCGCCCCCTCGAGATACTTCTGCACCCTCAATTCAGCCATTGAAAGCCTCTCCAAGTGAATATCCAAAGAACCTGAGCGACATGAGATCCACTCTTCAAAAAAGGTCCTTATGAAATGTTTGTATGTTATCCTCGATTGTGGTATACCAGCTTTACTATGTGTACTGTACTCACTGTTTTTGCAGGGGTCCAATCACTCAGGACTACGAACGCGAGTTCCCCTCAATAGAAATCGTgccacgactaaaccaaagggcatccAAGCACGAACCTGAAGTCACTGCAAAAATGTCTAGTTCCATAGTAAGTCCAATTAATTAATGACCATTTGCATCTccgctaattttttttaaaaaaagctttttgaaaGGACTAATTTGTCAATGAAAAATTATTCTTTCAGACATCTGACAGCGAGGATTTTTGGCAGAAGCTTGTTGAGGAGTCAGATCCAAGGCGACGAACGCGAGACCAACTCGACTACAGCACCGTTATTGTTCAACTGAAATCCACCATTTTAGTGTGCAAGCAAGAGGTAACTTGGGGCGGTTTTCAAGAAAACAATGAAACGTCACATCTCTTTTAATCGCATTCATTTCGTCTTGTTTCATTGGAAAGCTAGACGATGGCGTCCTGAAAGAAATGCGTTCCATTCGCCTTCCGCTGAAGGTCCTACAAAACCTGGTTTTGACCTCTGACCTTGACATGAGAAACCACATTGGTCGCGAACTTGGATTGCCATATCTCCTCATTGACTTGGTTGATGACTCTGTGGAAAACTCACATTTCATTGAGGTGGGAATTAGAGACATATTCTGTGACTTCAATTTTTATTCTgataaaaatgtcatcttttgaactttttttttttttttgagcagcaGCCATGGAGTCTTCCAACACTTGGAGAAATGATTGTTGCACTGCTGATCTACATAGAGAAGAACCATGACgggttaaaaacagaaaataggTTTGATCGTTCATTTCACTTCCCACCGAGTACAGTGATTGTTCCGCAGTTGATAtagaaagtctacacacccctgttctaatgtCAGTGTTTGTGATCTAAAAAATAAGATCAAGATacataattttaaaacattttccaaCATCAATAGGTGCTATATTTTTGGGGATGTTTTCTAcaaaacacccccaaaaaaacaaacatccgaAATAACatagttgcacaagtgtgcacaccctcttattaCTGTGATGTGCTGTGCTCCAAATGAACCAATTACAATCACACTCATGTTAGATGTGGCCCAAAAAA is a window of Hippocampus zosterae strain Florida chromosome 16, ASM2543408v3, whole genome shotgun sequence DNA encoding:
- the LOC127588046 gene encoding serine/threonine-protein kinase 36-like isoform X2, which translates into the protein MPKMGRSNKELQSLKKEIDIMSNLRHPNIVKLFDSFETETEVVVVTEYAEGQLFQIIESDGSLPESQVREIACQLVSALYYLHSRRILHRDMKPQNILFDKNGVVKLCDFGFARAMSVSTMVVTSIKGTPLYMSPELVAEKPYDHTADLWALGCILYEIHTGMPPFCADSIFHLGQLIVTDPIQWPNTMSSTCKSFLKGLLIKDPQKRLSWPELLHHPFVADGVEVIPDEDIFSPLTATLDPDMLARKLKQMAEKTSPDSGESRIFRKIREQRNKSNTKKVIDSAKVNQEKMDELESEGDCLVAVTPLMDTSPPDDFDPGNSTLPPLSFDKNKHTEATSSHPDRGQITRDHEREFPSVEVGPRLRPRTPKRSKTVDSEEFWEKLVVESDPSAQNEEPLNHSTIILKLKCAILVFKQQLSGGVIKDTWHIGQPLKVLRNLILTSDLAMRNHIGAELGLPRLLFDLVRDSVENLRFIEQPWSLQTLGEMIAALLVYWDKNDEWLREENRPEELIKTFVTILHQANLRSLAPLAASVLSLFARREVAVAVDPGVLSSLLKEHAAGSPQLQLPLPSGRGLCDGLLCLLLHTLSEHGHGFSCLDPDTFYHLWKRTGASLVWTTPDMDFCSTNGLYFLMSATLLVFCNDPYSYISLFCESKSTFVYTLGWVLSPECLPWFAEDSPVKLEEDLKHESFVQLSCHFLCLPFALDLTSHNTSRILQLFDSCGVVGGLLQVIQTLPLSLVELPLSLLRRLLLCDRQRTVSRLSKAAHGFFSTPALTPSRQQTPNRTASSLLSDLLNLDELGDSAVELLSLLYLVTCFCSNSDHLQLYLESSALHQALTHSYEPIKAAACKVLGKLHPFKSPKMPSLHPDIFKSMIDLLEDSNVFVRQAACLSVGKWLGYLAVEAGFHTAGPNGNVSNTMEWFKAEDNNAHKGSSRETGIAKMTAESLLAHGEMRRWREEARMTGVTLATLTSDPDAHTRLHACAALGNLLHVQGAVPELLEESVSRLLLRAACTDSHKAVREAAIATLSLYTQQDEMLQVLLSLNAEKELLQASQNAPSECDYLPLIRQLKGN
- the LOC127588046 gene encoding serine/threonine-protein kinase 36-like isoform X1 gives rise to the protein MDSYHVLAQVGQGSFGRVHKGMKKFTGQVVALKFMPKMGRSNKELQSLKKEIDIMSNLRHPNIVKLFDSFETETEVVVVTEYAEGQLFQIIESDGSLPESQVREIACQLVSALYYLHSRRILHRDMKPQNILFDKNGVVKLCDFGFARAMSVSTMVVTSIKGTPLYMSPELVAEKPYDHTADLWALGCILYEIHTGMPPFCADSIFHLGQLIVTDPIQWPNTMSSTCKSFLKGLLIKDPQKRLSWPELLHHPFVADGVEVIPDEDIFSPLTATLDPDMLARKLKQMAEKTSPDSGESRIFRKIREQRNKSNTKKVIDSAKVNQEKMDELESEGDCLVAVTPLMDTSPPDDFDPGNSTLPPLSFDKNKHTEATSSHPDRGQITRDHEREFPSVEVGPRLRPRTPKRSKTVDSEEFWEKLVVESDPSAQNEEPLNHSTIILKLKCAILVFKQQLSGGVIKDTWHIGQPLKVLRNLILTSDLAMRNHIGAELGLPRLLFDLVRDSVENLRFIEQPWSLQTLGEMIAALLVYWDKNDEWLREENRPEELIKTFVTILHQANLRSLAPLAASVLSLFARREVAVAVDPGVLSSLLKEHAAGSPQLQLPLPSGRGLCDGLLCLLLHTLSEHGHGFSCLDPDTFYHLWKRTGASLVWTTPDMDFCSTNGLYFLMSATLLVFCNDPYSYISLFCESKSTFVYTLGWVLSPECLPWFAEDSPVKLEEDLKHESFVQLSCHFLCLPFALDLTSHNTSRILQLFDSCGVVGGLLQVIQTLPLSLVELPLSLLRRLLLCDRQRTVSRLSKAAHGFFSTPALTPSRQQTPNRTASSLLSDLLNLDELGDSAVELLSLLYLVTCFCSNSDHLQLYLESSALHQALTHSYEPIKAAACKVLGKLHPFKSPKMPSLHPDIFKSMIDLLEDSNVFVRQAACLSVGKWLGYLAVEAGFHTAGPNGNVSNTMEWFKAEDNNAHKGSSRETGIAKMTAESLLAHGEMRRWREEARMTGVTLATLTSDPDAHTRLHACAALGNLLHVQGAVPELLEESVSRLLLRAACTDSHKAVREAAIATLSLYTQQDEMLQVLLSLNAEKELLQASQNAPSECDYLPLIRQLKGN